In a single window of the Cervus elaphus chromosome 1, mCerEla1.1, whole genome shotgun sequence genome:
- the LOC122703219 gene encoding fatty acid desaturase 2-like protein FADS2B — MHPSLITRVPAHSSGRGSAASGGLLAQTATHSPAFFLESPWIAYVTQMSHIPMKVSKEENQDWFSTQVLATCNVEQSFFNDWFTGHLNFQIEHHLFPTMPRHNYHKVAPLVKSLCAKHGLPYVNKPMLKAFGDTLRALKKYGALWKEAYRIHPQT, encoded by the exons ATGCATCCCTCCCTCATCACTCGCGTCCCTGCTCATAGCAGCGGCAGGGGCTCCGCTGCCTCAGGCggtctgctggctcagacagcaacGCACtcgcctgcatt CTTTCTTGAGAGTCCGTGGATTGCATATGTTACCCAGATGAGCCACATACCAATGAAAGTGAGCAAAGAGGAGAACCAGGACTGGTTCAGCACTCAG GTCTTGGCCACCTGTAATGTTGAACAGTCCTTTTTCAACGACTGGTTCACTGGGCACTTGAACTTCCAAATTGAGCACCA TCTGTTTCCCACAATGCCACGCCATAATTACCACAAGGTGGCACCTCTGGTGAAgtcactgtgtgccaagcatggACTGCCATATGTGAATAAGCCCATGTTGAAGGCATTTGGAGATACTCTCAG GGCCCTGAAGAAGTACGGAGCCCTCTGGAAGGAGGCATACCGCATTCATCCACAAACATAA